A single Lolium perenne isolate Kyuss_39 chromosome 6, Kyuss_2.0, whole genome shotgun sequence DNA region contains:
- the LOC127305550 gene encoding uncharacterized protein: MADRSYRSLEGRWNIIKPACSRWSAAMDQVADNPPSGCIPEDYPKYAQQRYKDMAGSKNKEFQFEHCFSILQHLPKWKLRDNEPKCKKEALITMDDEAEDMRGRNTGKPEGNKKAKERVKVELEAASFREKLDQLMKSKEALTMKTLETKLLITDKKSEVKLAKVQARKELDMKMIKAKEAKAMKELLAEEREIMMMRTDGMDEDQLAWWKETKADIIARKMAARQARDQGESPASGGSGGDGSLDG, encoded by the exons ATGGCGGACAGATCCTACCGCTCCCTTGAAGGCCGATGGAACATCATCAAGCCGGCTTGTTCTCGTTGGAGTGCTGCCATGGATCAAGTGGCCGACAACCCTCCTAGTGGATGCATACCGGAGGACTAT CCcaagtatgctcaacaacggtacaAGGACATGGCCGGCTCAAAGAACAAGGAATTTCAATTTGAACATTGCTTTTCCATCCTTCAACATCTTCCTAAATGGAAGTTGCGGGACAACGAGCCAAAGTGCAAGAAGGAGGCACTTATCACCATGGATGATGAAGCGGAGGACATGAGGGGGAGAAACACCGGCAAGCCCGAgggcaacaagaaggccaaggagagggtcaaggtagaacttgaagcagctagcttccgggagaagttggatcaactcatgaagtccaaggaggcattgacgatgaagacgttggagaccaagctcctcatcaccgacaagaagagtgaggtgaagcttgccaaggtgcaagcaaggaaggagcttgacatgaagatgatcaaagccaaagaagccaaggccatgaaggagctcttggccgaggagagggaaatcatgatgatgcgcacggacggcatggacgaggatcagctggcgtggtggaaggagaccaaggcggacatcattgcgaggaagatggctgcgcgtcaagctcgtgatcaaggtgagtctccggcgagcggtggcTCCGGTGGCGATGGATCCCTTGATGGTTGA